In the genome of cyanobacterium endosymbiont of Braarudosphaera bigelowii, one region contains:
- a CDS encoding OB-fold nucleic acid binding domain-containing protein, with product MAKIIRRKSLGMHEVFDIGLEKDHNFVLSNGLIASNCFNKSHSTAYAYITYQTAYLKANYPVEYMAALLSANSDNQEKVDKYRENCQKMGIKVLPPDISLSLKDFTPSGDQILFGLSAVRNLGEGAIDSILKARKKLTLATKFKSLADFCSNTDLRTVNKRALETLIYSGAFDSIASNRKQLINDLDLVISWAQKKAKDKESGQLNLFDLITNSVSNPNLDLEYEDVPSSPIVEDFSLQDKLKFEKEYLGFYVSEHPLRIVKESVSILSPLPFNEIMTQKVKRRITVVSTITEVKEYKTKKGDQMAFLVLEDVSSQIEGVCFPNSYKKIKNILVKDSVLIIWGKVDLRDDKVQIVIENAKDIDSMRIVIINLSLEQATSQASCNDLKSVLHGHAGKNNQTKIPIFIFLQDKKSKKLIRLDESYWPNDEKLITNALTKLKFDSYAISLLEYQK from the coding sequence ATGGCTAAAATTATACGTCGTAAGTCTTTAGGAATGCATGAAGTATTTGATATTGGCCTAGAGAAAGATCATAATTTCGTACTAAGTAATGGTTTAATAGCTTCCAATTGCTTTAATAAATCTCACTCTACTGCTTATGCTTACATAACCTATCAAACAGCATATTTAAAAGCTAATTACCCTGTTGAATACATGGCTGCTTTGCTGAGTGCGAATAGTGATAATCAAGAAAAAGTAGACAAATATCGAGAAAATTGTCAAAAAATGGGGATTAAAGTTTTACCTCCAGATATTAGTCTTTCTCTAAAAGATTTTACTCCTTCAGGAGACCAAATTCTTTTTGGATTATCAGCAGTAAGAAATTTAGGAGAAGGGGCAATAGATAGTATTTTAAAAGCTAGAAAAAAATTAACCTTAGCCACAAAATTTAAATCTCTGGCAGATTTTTGCTCTAACACTGATTTAAGAACCGTTAATAAAAGGGCATTAGAAACTTTAATTTATTCTGGTGCTTTTGATAGTATTGCTAGTAATCGTAAACAATTAATTAATGACCTTGATTTAGTAATATCTTGGGCACAAAAAAAAGCAAAAGATAAGGAAAGTGGTCAATTAAATCTTTTTGATTTAATTACTAATAGCGTTAGTAATCCTAACTTAGATTTAGAATATGAAGATGTTCCGAGTTCTCCAATAGTTGAAGATTTTTCTTTGCAAGACAAACTCAAATTTGAAAAAGAGTATCTTGGATTTTATGTTTCAGAACACCCTTTAAGAATAGTTAAAGAATCAGTTTCAATACTTTCTCCACTTCCTTTTAACGAGATAATGACTCAAAAAGTTAAAAGAAGAATTACTGTTGTATCCACTATTACTGAAGTTAAAGAATATAAAACTAAAAAGGGAGATCAAATGGCCTTTTTAGTTTTAGAAGATGTTTCCAGCCAAATTGAAGGAGTCTGTTTTCCAAATAGCTACAAAAAAATAAAAAATATTCTAGTAAAAGATTCTGTATTAATTATTTGGGGAAAAGTTGATTTACGAGACGATAAAGTACAAATAGTTATAGAAAATGCTAAAGATATAGATTCTATGAGAATAGTCATTATTAACTTGAGTTTAGAACAGGCAACTAGTCAAGCATCTTGTAATGATTTAAAATCTGTCCTACATGGACATGCAGGAAAAAATAATCAAACTAAAATACCAATTTTTATATTTCTTCAAGATAAAAAAAGTAAAAAATTAATTAGATTAGATGAGAGCTATTGGCCTAATGATGAAAAACTAATTACTAATGCCTTAACCAAACTTAAATTCGATTCATATGCTATTTCTTTACTAGAATACCAAAAATAA
- a CDS encoding D-alanine--D-alanine ligase family protein — MAKILIGLLFGGSSEEHTVSINSAAAILQALQAGDNSYKYDVIPIYIQKNGIWIAGKIAEQVLETKKPLPTLSLKKEDKFQLWQFPTEVSQIDVWFPVLHGPNGEDGTIQGLLKLMQVPFVGANVLGSAVSMDKIIMKTIFSQMELPQVKYLTFEYSNTKYCSQLSDDIRTNFGYPCFVKPANLGSSVGVSKVYSHNELDIALKNAASYDNRIIIEEGIVARELECGVLGNDIPKVSVIGEITFENDFYDYEAKYKDSSSKIHIPAKLPDHIIEKIQQIAIRAFTGINCKGLARVDFFYVEETQEIFINEINSFPGFTEFSMYPKLWMQTGLSFNELVDKLIELALK, encoded by the coding sequence ATGGCAAAGATATTAATAGGCTTATTATTTGGTGGATCTTCAGAAGAACATACGGTTTCTATTAATTCAGCTGCGGCTATTCTTCAAGCATTACAGGCAGGTGATAATTCTTATAAGTACGATGTCATACCTATTTATATTCAGAAAAACGGTATTTGGATAGCTGGAAAGATAGCTGAACAAGTTCTAGAAACAAAAAAACCTTTACCGACATTATCTCTGAAAAAGGAAGATAAATTTCAACTATGGCAATTTCCAACCGAAGTAAGCCAAATAGATGTTTGGTTCCCAGTTTTACATGGACCAAATGGAGAAGATGGAACTATTCAAGGCTTACTAAAACTAATGCAAGTTCCTTTTGTTGGAGCTAATGTTTTAGGATCAGCAGTAAGCATGGACAAAATTATAATGAAAACGATATTTTCACAAATGGAATTACCTCAAGTTAAATATTTAACTTTTGAATATTCTAATACCAAATATTGTTCTCAATTATCTGATGATATTAGAACCAACTTTGGATATCCATGTTTTGTTAAACCAGCTAATTTAGGTTCTTCCGTTGGAGTTTCAAAAGTTTACTCTCATAATGAATTAGATATTGCTCTAAAAAATGCAGCTAGTTATGATAATCGAATTATTATTGAAGAAGGAATTGTAGCTAGGGAATTAGAGTGTGGAGTTTTAGGAAATGATATTCCTAAAGTATCTGTTATAGGAGAAATTACATTTGAAAATGATTTTTATGATTATGAAGCTAAGTATAAAGACAGTAGTTCTAAGATACATATCCCTGCTAAATTACCAGATCACATAATAGAAAAAATTCAACAAATCGCTATTCGGGCATTTACTGGAATTAACTGTAAAGGGTTGGCTAGAGTAGATTTTTTCTATGTTGAGGAAACTCAAGAAATTTTTATTAACGAAATCAATAGCTTTCCCGGTTTTACAGAATTTAGTATGTATCCAAAGTTATGGATGCAAACAGGATTAAGCTTTAATGAATTAGTAGATAAGCTAATTGAATTAGCTCTAAAATAA
- a CDS encoding THUMP domain-containing class I SAM-dependent RNA methyltransferase: MPNQYFATVARGLEKVAAQELKKLSAKNIEITFAGVYFQGDKSLLYRANIWSRTILRFLMPIFTIQCNDELELYNNVNKIDWSQFLTTEQTFAVNCTGKNLKLNHTHFTALQIKNSIIDQQRDRFKERSTIDPKNPNILINAHISENSCILSLDSSGNSLHRRGYRAAMGFAPIKESLAAALLDIAEWTPDICLLDPMCGSGTIPIEATLKSLNIAVGLNRKSFGFQFWQDFDEKLYKNIINEAIKKQRKKLKAPIFGNDCDLSVIKQAKANAKKCNIEEYIHFVKMALKDIEAPFDKGIVICNPPYGKRIGNSQELGKLYKLLGDILKHRFKGWVAYILSEDKKLTQQIGLRASSRASIYNGSLNCTLLKYDLY; the protein is encoded by the coding sequence ATGCCTAATCAATATTTTGCAACTGTTGCCAGAGGATTAGAAAAAGTAGCTGCTCAAGAGTTAAAAAAGTTAAGCGCTAAGAATATTGAAATTACATTTGCTGGAGTATATTTTCAAGGTGATAAATCTTTGCTATATAGGGCAAATATATGGTCAAGAACTATCCTTCGTTTTTTAATGCCTATTTTTACAATTCAATGTAATGATGAGTTGGAATTATATAATAATGTTAATAAAATAGATTGGTCTCAATTCTTAACAACAGAGCAAACATTTGCAGTAAATTGCACAGGAAAAAACTTAAAGCTAAATCATACTCACTTTACTGCTCTACAAATTAAAAATTCTATTATTGATCAACAGAGGGATCGTTTTAAAGAAAGATCTACCATTGATCCTAAAAATCCTAACATTCTAATAAATGCACATATTAGTGAAAATTCATGCATTCTAAGTTTGGATAGCTCTGGAAATAGTTTGCATAGAAGAGGATACCGCGCAGCTATGGGATTCGCACCTATTAAAGAGAGTTTAGCTGCGGCACTACTGGATATAGCAGAATGGACACCTGATATTTGTTTATTAGATCCTATGTGTGGATCAGGAACTATACCCATTGAAGCAACCTTGAAAAGTTTAAATATAGCCGTAGGTTTAAATAGAAAATCTTTTGGATTCCAATTTTGGCAAGATTTTGATGAAAAACTTTATAAGAATATAATTAACGAAGCAATCAAAAAGCAAAGAAAGAAACTTAAAGCACCTATTTTTGGCAATGATTGTGATTTATCGGTAATAAAACAAGCAAAAGCTAACGCAAAAAAATGTAATATTGAAGAATATATTCATTTTGTTAAAATGGCTTTAAAGGATATTGAAGCGCCTTTCGATAAAGGAATTGTTATTTGCAACCCTCCTTATGGTAAGCGTATAGGAAATTCTCAAGAATTGGGGAAACTATATAAGTTACTAGGTGATATACTCAAACATCGTTTTAAGGGATGGGTAGCCTATATTTTAAGTGAAGATAAAAAATTAACTCAACAGATTGGTTTAAGAGCATCTAGCCGTGCTTCCATTTATAATGGCTCTTTAAACTGTACCTTATTAAAGTATGATTTATATTAA
- a CDS encoding BamA/TamA family outer membrane protein gives MEVVNQIKKLHFSPLLGIILTTTVWSISRPVKGQDMLFIENLNDQEIQQEFSGHLNLRKYSDNLSNLTNSSFKVSAVKNTIITKSISELQKTFYTAQLEESSSNTFKDINLSETFTLQETKISEIKKQETLEEEPRILVAEVIVKGADEELENLIYNILQTKPGRTTTRSELQQDVNAIYATGYFANVQVTPTDTPLGVQITYAVKVNPILKQVVVNTVPDIKDQRALLPETVQKIFGQQYNKTLNLRDLQKGIKKINEWYAEQGFDLAQVIGSPAVSDDGIITLIIAEGVIENIKVRFFNAEDEPVNGGTRDFIVTREMQLKPGSVFNRKTAQFDLQRIFGLGLFEDVRISFSPGEDLREVIVNVDLVEGNTGSLAAGTGISSSSGLFGTISYQEQNLGGNGQTIGGEIQVGERELLLDVNFTDPWIAGDPYRTAYTVNGFRRRTISLVFDGDDSSIRTMNGFDSPRVIRTGGGVSFARPLGADPFSKPDWRLTAGLNYQRVLIENADGDIAPLSAPINGYPEQPLSFSDSGRDDLYTLTFAAAQDFRNNPLRPTSGHVIRLGMEQTVPIGSGSIGFTRLRGNYSYYIPVNLIDLGFIEENQPKPQAFAFNIQLGTVFEDLPPYEAFVIGGSNSIRGYAEGEVGNGRSYFQATAEYRLPIIPAVGASIFFDYGTTIKSQRSVRGIPGVVRGLPSDGYGYGIGLRIQSPVGPIRVDYGINNEGDSRVHFGIGERF, from the coding sequence GTGGAAGTGGTAAACCAGATCAAAAAGTTACATTTTTCTCCATTATTAGGAATTATTCTCACAACAACAGTATGGTCAATAAGTAGACCTGTTAAAGGACAGGATATGTTATTTATAGAGAACTTAAATGACCAAGAAATTCAACAAGAGTTTTCTGGTCATTTAAACCTAAGAAAGTATTCTGATAATTTATCGAATTTAACTAATTCTTCTTTCAAAGTATCAGCTGTAAAAAATACAATCATTACAAAATCGATTTCAGAATTACAGAAAACTTTTTATACTGCTCAATTAGAAGAATCTTCATCTAATACATTTAAAGATATAAACTTATCAGAAACTTTTACTTTACAAGAAACAAAAATAAGTGAAATAAAAAAACAAGAAACGTTAGAAGAAGAGCCAAGAATTTTAGTAGCAGAGGTAATAGTCAAAGGAGCAGACGAAGAATTAGAAAACTTAATATATAATATCCTTCAAACAAAACCAGGACGCACGACTACACGTTCTGAGTTACAACAAGATGTTAACGCTATTTATGCAACTGGCTACTTTGCAAATGTTCAAGTTACTCCTACTGACACTCCTCTAGGAGTACAAATTACCTATGCTGTCAAAGTTAATCCAATTCTAAAGCAAGTAGTTGTTAATACAGTTCCTGATATCAAAGATCAAAGAGCATTGCTTCCTGAAACGGTTCAGAAAATTTTTGGCCAACAATATAATAAAACTCTTAATCTTAGAGATCTTCAAAAAGGTATTAAGAAAATTAATGAGTGGTATGCTGAACAAGGCTTTGATCTTGCTCAAGTAATAGGTTCTCCTGCAGTAAGTGACGATGGCATCATTACTTTAATTATTGCTGAAGGAGTCATAGAAAATATAAAAGTTCGTTTTTTTAATGCTGAAGATGAACCCGTAAATGGTGGAACTCGTGATTTCATAGTTACTCGAGAGATGCAGCTAAAACCAGGTAGTGTGTTTAATCGAAAAACAGCTCAATTTGATCTACAACGTATATTTGGTTTAGGTTTATTTGAAGATGTAAGGATTTCTTTTAGTCCAGGAGAAGACTTAAGGGAAGTTATCGTAAATGTTGATCTGGTGGAAGGAAATACCGGATCACTTGCTGCCGGAACTGGTATTAGTTCTAGTAGTGGATTATTTGGGACAATAAGTTATCAAGAACAAAATTTGGGAGGCAATGGACAAACTATTGGTGGTGAAATACAAGTTGGTGAGAGAGAATTACTGCTCGATGTTAACTTTACAGATCCTTGGATTGCAGGAGATCCCTATCGTACAGCTTATACTGTGAATGGATTTCGCCGTCGTACCATTTCTCTTGTATTTGATGGAGATGATAGTTCGATCAGAACCATGAATGGTTTTGACAGTCCCAGAGTTATACGTACAGGAGGAGGAGTCTCTTTTGCTCGTCCATTAGGAGCCGATCCTTTTAGTAAACCTGATTGGAGACTGACTGCTGGGTTGAATTATCAACGAGTATTGATAGAAAATGCTGATGGTGATATTGCTCCTCTCTCTGCTCCTATAAACGGTTATCCAGAACAACCTCTTTCCTTTAGCGATTCAGGTCGTGACGATTTATATACATTAACTTTTGCTGCCGCTCAGGATTTTCGAAATAATCCTCTACGGCCTACCAGTGGGCATGTTATTCGTTTAGGGATGGAACAAACAGTACCGATTGGTTCAGGTAGCATTGGGTTTACACGTTTACGAGGAAATTATAGTTACTATATTCCAGTTAATTTAATTGATTTAGGTTTTATTGAAGAAAATCAGCCTAAACCTCAAGCTTTTGCATTTAATATACAGTTAGGTACAGTTTTCGAAGATTTACCTCCTTACGAAGCTTTTGTTATAGGTGGAAGTAATTCAATACGTGGTTATGCTGAAGGAGAAGTTGGAAATGGGCGTAGTTACTTTCAAGCTACAGCGGAATATCGTCTTCCTATTATTCCTGCAGTAGGAGCTTCTATCTTTTTTGATTATGGTACTACAATAAAATCTCAAAGGTCTGTACGTGGAATTCCTGGTGTGGTGAGAGGATTACCTAGTGACGGTTATGGATACGGTATTGGACTTAGAATACAATCACCTGTTGGGCCAATTAGAGTGGATTATGGAATTAATAATGAAGGTGATTCTCGTGTTCATTTTGGAATTGGAGAAAGATTTTAA
- a CDS encoding glucosamine-6-phosphate deaminase, translating to MKTNQILAMNSLTVQIHEDKYAVSAEAAKITQNYLTEILHKRNEVTILLATGDSQIKFLEILTNIKEIDWSRINFLHLDEYLDIDKKHPASFRTYLHEKVEKHIKAKSFQYLFGDSLEPLQECNRYSKLLKKRQIDICFLGIGANGHLAFNEPQIENFNDFDLVKIVELNIKTRSSQVYQKHFESIDKVPKYALTVTIPMILSAKKILCLALGENKAKIVKVMLRENISSKCPSSFLREHPNAVLLLDKYSASLL from the coding sequence ATGAAAACTAATCAAATATTAGCAATGAATTCTTTAACTGTTCAAATACATGAAGACAAGTATGCCGTATCAGCTGAAGCAGCTAAAATTACACAAAATTATCTTACAGAAATTTTGCATAAGCGAAATGAAGTTACAATTTTATTAGCTACAGGTGATTCTCAAATTAAATTTCTTGAAATTTTAACAAATATAAAAGAAATTGATTGGTCACGTATTAATTTTCTCCATTTAGACGAATACTTAGATATTGATAAAAAACATCCTGCGAGTTTTCGTACTTATCTTCACGAAAAAGTAGAAAAACATATTAAAGCTAAATCATTCCAATACTTATTTGGAGATTCATTAGAACCCTTGCAAGAATGTAATCGCTATTCTAAATTACTAAAAAAACGACAAATTGATATTTGTTTTTTAGGAATTGGAGCTAATGGACATTTAGCCTTTAATGAGCCACAGATAGAAAATTTTAATGATTTTGACTTAGTAAAAATTGTTGAACTAAATATAAAGACTCGCTCATCTCAGGTATATCAAAAACATTTTGAATCCATTGATAAAGTACCAAAATATGCTTTAACTGTTACTATCCCAATGATTCTATCGGCAAAAAAGATTCTTTGCTTAGCACTTGGAGAAAATAAGGCAAAAATTGTCAAAGTGATGTTACGAGAAAACATTTCTTCAAAATGTCCTTCTTCTTTTTTAAGGGAGCATCCTAACGCAGTTTTATTATTAGATAAATACTCGGCTTCACTACTATAA
- a CDS encoding MFS transporter, translating to MDYTDLGFRQKQNLGLLLGVSLFFWISITVLLPTLPTYVEHLGGTKPEIGLIMGSFAVGSLFSRTLLGYLADTKSRKLVLYIGLIIATLSPLNYLIVQTIFPLAIVRAIHGISIAAFTTAYSALVIDFSPIKHRGRIIGYMSLVTPIGMSIGPVFGDLLKEHFGYITLFTVSGSCGLLGLLLVAAMRKESKLNYYDSSDTDNSNLSHSFHKILSSHSLIIPTLVLLLIGLLFGTIITFLPLFLEEKGLDFSAGLFYTLASITSFLSRIFLGRVADRFGRGLFITASILSYFSSMILLTQATGSQQLFLAAIFEGIGAGILMPMIIALVSDRSSPQERGQVYSVCLGGYDLGIALAGPIIGILGSQLSYQTIFTLSSNLALVAFILFISQSNRTIKTSLGFAMGKRKDLYYLEN from the coding sequence ATGGATTATACTGATCTCGGCTTTCGGCAAAAACAAAATTTAGGACTTTTATTAGGAGTAAGCTTATTTTTTTGGATTAGCATTACAGTTTTATTACCTACTTTACCAACATATGTAGAACATCTTGGTGGAACAAAACCTGAAATTGGTTTGATTATGGGTAGTTTTGCTGTGGGATCATTATTTTCTCGCACACTATTAGGTTATCTAGCTGATACTAAAAGTAGGAAATTAGTTCTCTATATAGGACTTATTATTGCAACTCTGTCTCCATTAAATTATCTTATTGTTCAAACAATTTTTCCTTTAGCTATTGTTCGTGCAATTCATGGTATCAGTATTGCTGCCTTTACTACAGCTTATAGTGCTTTAGTAATAGATTTTTCACCTATAAAACATAGGGGACGAATAATTGGTTATATGAGTTTAGTAACACCCATAGGTATGAGTATTGGTCCTGTATTTGGAGACTTATTAAAAGAGCATTTTGGATATATTACTTTATTTACTGTTTCTGGAAGCTGTGGTCTCTTAGGGTTACTCTTGGTTGCAGCAATGAGAAAAGAATCTAAGCTTAATTATTATGACTCCTCTGATACTGACAATAGTAATTTATCTCATAGCTTTCATAAAATATTATCTAGTCATTCTTTAATTATTCCAACATTAGTTTTATTATTGATTGGATTATTGTTTGGTACCATAATAACTTTTTTACCTCTCTTTTTAGAAGAAAAAGGTTTAGATTTTAGTGCAGGTTTATTTTATACATTGGCTTCTATTACAAGCTTTTTATCACGAATTTTTTTAGGTAGGGTAGCTGATAGATTTGGCCGTGGGCTATTTATTACGGCTAGTATTCTTTCTTATTTCAGCTCAATGATTTTGTTAACTCAGGCGACAGGAAGTCAGCAATTGTTCTTAGCTGCTATTTTTGAAGGGATAGGAGCAGGAATTCTTATGCCTATGATTATTGCTTTAGTTTCTGATCGCTCATCTCCTCAAGAAAGAGGTCAAGTTTATTCTGTTTGTCTAGGTGGCTATGATCTTGGAATAGCCCTTGCAGGACCAATAATAGGTATTTTAGGAAGTCAACTTTCTTATCAAACTATTTTTACTCTCAGTAGTAATTTAGCTTTAGTTGCATTTATTTTGTTTATTAGTCAATCAAATCGCACAATAAAAACATCTTTAGGTTTTGCTATGGGGAAAAGGAAAGACTTGTATTATCTTGAAAATTAA
- a CDS encoding exopolysaccharide biosynthesis protein, translating to MAKLSTELEQYFLQEKLLNDIKLLDILKLAGKRVFGFLFVILSLPSALPIPAPGYSIPFGILILILAFQFTLGNRIPWFPKKLLNSSIKLETARTFIKKSQPWLKRIELLTHPRMTYICTSTVARIFIGLIIMLMSISMMIPIPGTNTLPAIGIFTIGFGLQENDGCITLLGLVISSIASVLSASILMVAVWSGSTLIEVIRNYLVI from the coding sequence ATGGCTAAACTATCAACTGAATTAGAACAATACTTTTTACAAGAGAAATTATTAAATGATATTAAACTGCTTGATATTCTAAAATTGGCCGGGAAAAGAGTTTTCGGCTTTTTATTTGTGATTTTATCTCTTCCTTCTGCTTTACCCATTCCAGCACCTGGCTATTCAATTCCTTTTGGAATATTAATACTTATTTTGGCTTTTCAATTTACTTTAGGAAATAGAATTCCCTGGTTTCCTAAAAAACTATTAAATAGCTCCATAAAATTAGAAACTGCAAGAACTTTCATCAAAAAAAGCCAACCATGGTTGAAGCGTATCGAGTTATTAACTCATCCTCGTATGACTTATATTTGCACTAGTACAGTCGCACGTATCTTTATTGGCTTAATAATTATGCTGATGTCAATTTCTATGATGATTCCTATTCCTGGAACAAATACATTACCTGCAATAGGTATTTTTACGATAGGTTTTGGACTGCAAGAAAATGATGGATGTATCACCTTACTTGGACTAGTAATTTCTTCAATAGCTAGTGTCTTATCTGCATCGATTCTTATGGTTGCTGTTTGGAGTGGAAGTACACTCATTGAAGTAATTAGAAACTACCTTGTAATTTAA